A segment of the Myxocyprinus asiaticus isolate MX2 ecotype Aquarium Trade chromosome 10, UBuf_Myxa_2, whole genome shotgun sequence genome:
TTATATTTCTGAAATtctaaaatacgtgtctttattaaactagaAATGGATGAAAATACACGTCTTATCAGGGGAATTAAATAGCAGGTACACTGAGTGTGttgttcatatttattttcattttaaagtaacAGAATTTAAACTGCATCCACTTTATTACAGCAAAAGACATTCACGTGATTCacgcgatatctgcctttgatctcgtagtggctgattaaaagagccaatcaccgtttagaaacagacatcacctgtcaatcaactctagaatgcgcatgcgcattagctatacaagccgggaaaatttgtttttttagtgtaatacgacgaaaagaatcacaatttattattccagtattgtcagattttattgcagatttgaaatatgttcgtTGATCGtagtcttgaccaaccgtttttgagattttgttctttctccattcaagtagagtTGGAGCTGCActatcatgactggaaatagcctcccgagagcgttctagagatggccgacagtggactttGACCACACTCGAACAAGCCTAATGGCTTAACCGACAGCGTTTTTGTATGAATGGAACTCCTAAGGAaattggtctcagaacagtttgaaaagcaccttattttcatcctacatGCGTATAAATCTTCAGAAGGCTGCATTTTCCAGCTTTCAGACGCAGCATACACGCTTTGCTTGACGTAATCAGTTGACGTCACTACGTTCAACATTTCGTCATCGTGCCGCCTTCTTGAAACCACACAGCGTAGGTAAGTACTTTTCTCTaacctatataaaaaaaatcgTTTTTTACTATACAAGATAGATACATTGAGAGAGATTATAAGTGGTGTTACTTTCTTCAGAGTCTATCGCATTGCATTAAACCGGGGGCTGCAGCATAGCAAAGCTGTCGCCAGAAGCCAAACCTAGACGCTAGCACTAGCATGATTCGACACAGTCGCATAAATATGAACGTTAAGCTCTAATGGTTCTTATTTTCTGGAGTTTATGGTCATTTAAAACCAGAATATGTTGTTGAGGCACTGACATAAGGTCTAGAAAGAATTGGCACATTTGTCATGCTTGTCCATATGCGTCTCTATTGTTGTGGCTCACTTTCTGTCGTGTGCCACTCCTTAGTAGCAGTTGGTTTGTTATTTCATGCTGTATACACATCTTATTTTCATGCAGTTTTACATCTCCAGCCAGGATTTTGTTGGATGTAACAATGTGCCATATGTGTATCAGGCAGTCAGTGTTTGAAAGAAAATGGCCAGTCAGTCAATGGAGATTGTTGCGAAGGCTCTGGAGCAGCAGGTGCTGCAGTCTGCACGGATAGTGGAAGAGCAGCTGGATGCTAAACTGGACAAGTTGGAACGGCTGGATGAAGATGACTTGGAACGGCTCAAAGAGAGAAGACTCGAGGCCCTTAAGAAAGCTCAGAAGCAGAAGCAGGTCGGTAATATATAAGCTTTTTAGCACTCTAGTCCTAGTTTGGAAGTTTGTTGAAAAGCTTGTTCTAGcatttaatattaaaagtttttattctgAGTTATCTTAAACATGTGATCGTTATAATGCATTGAAGCAGATCAAATTTCCCATTAGTATGATGAGACTTTTTAATTTGTGGTGTGTGTCTATTCTCAGGAGTGGATATCTAAAGGACATGGAGAATACAGAGAGATTCCAAGTGAGAAAGATTTCTTTGCAGAAGTGAAAGAAAGCAAAAATGTGGTCTGCCATTTCTACAGAGATTCTACATTCAGGTGCTCAAGTTAATCATTTGTGCTTCACTAAGAAACAAATACTGTTAAAACTATTTAAggtcaaatgttttattttcagtGCATTGTTCACATTACCTGCAAATCTCTGATGCggtaatacaaatattttgtattgtaaaataatgcagtaatgcataccattttttttaattgtctgaaAAATTATTTCTCTAAAGATGCAGAATTTTAGACAAGCACTTGGCTATTGTGGCTAAGAAACATCTGGAAGCAAAGTTCATCAAGCTGAATGTTGAGAAGGCTCCGTTCTTAACCGAGAGGCTGAGCATTAAAGTCCTTCCGACACTGGCTCTGGTAAAGGATGGAAAGACAAAGGATTTTGTTGTGGGCTTTACTGATCTGGGCAACACAGATGAGTTCCCCACTGAAGTGCTGGAGTGGAGACTGGGCTGCTCAGATATCATCAACTACAGGTAAATAACAACATAGAAATATATTTTCAATGGAAAATGAGTGCTCCTTTGTCTTTTTCATGATACTCATCCACCAGTGTAAACTGTTTTTTTAGTTGGGATtctccgatcaggatttttacagctgaTACGATCTTGTCACCTGATCAGCAGAtaccgatcatttcaccttttatcaggatctctgtcataactggctatatgcaAGCTTTCTGCACAGTCACTGTTAATttaattttcctcttcccagtaatatcacattgcctagtttttgctgacaaaagaagttaaagtttaaaaggcttattaaaaaagctttttaatttttttttttttttaaagactttaaatcaagtataggctaacaaaatattctctgtATTAAGATAAAAAagaagcttagtgtcaaactgaagacaaactgataacccattgGTGCagttaaacttaatgtgacatttttggttattgattcattgtcattatttcctataattattattccttattttatttatattttttatttttgcattatatataatagttatattatggtatcttaatactgtttaaagagttattatatttataaattccttccctgccttttcatttagttggatgattgtattaatagttaatttttcacttgttgctgcttaaactttaatgaggggaacatgCGCTCTGTCATGAGGggactgaaaaccctaataagttcattgcactcatttgagtaaactcgttccttCAATTCCACtgagtaatggggtctcccaaaacttgagtatttaagttccattaacttggttttcaagtagagtgaacttaattatttaagttgagttaactacatACAAGTAGACTTAAAT
Coding sequences within it:
- the txndc9 gene encoding thioredoxin domain-containing protein 9, with translation MASQSMEIVAKALEQQVLQSARIVEEQLDAKLDKLERLDEDDLERLKERRLEALKKAQKQKQEWISKGHGEYREIPSEKDFFAEVKESKNVVCHFYRDSTFRCRILDKHLAIVAKKHLEAKFIKLNVEKAPFLTERLSIKVLPTLALVKDGKTKDFVVGFTDLGNTDEFPTEVLEWRLGCSDIINYSGNLLGPPAIGQKQGSKFTKVEKKTIRGKGYDSDSESDED